The following coding sequences lie in one Arabidopsis thaliana chromosome 3, partial sequence genomic window:
- a CDS encoding Pectinacetylesterase family protein, with the protein MRSLLLWIAVVVCLLCSVAAVVQSGSSDGFGKPRDTETAISFLEYKLMAPSVPMIPLTLIHGADSKGAVCLDGTLPGYHLDRGFGSGANSWLIQLEGGGWCNNHRSCVYRKTSRRGSSKFMEKALAFTGILSNRSEENPDFFNWNRIKLRYCDGASFSGDSQDESSQLFYRGQRIWQVAMEEFLSLGMKQANQALLSGCSAGGLASILHCDEFRELLPSSTKVKCLSDAGMFLDSVDVSGGHSLRNMFQGVVTVQNLQKDLSSTCTNHLDPTSCFFPQNLVSDIKTPMFLLNTAYDSWQIQESLAPPTADPGGIWKACKSDHSRCNSSQIQFFQEFRNQMLFAVNSFSNSDQNGLYINSCFAHCQTERQDTWFAQDSPQLNGKRVAESVGDWYFDRAKNVKAIDCPYPCDTTCHNLIFDFDQSAIEISASSRFCFPVIRASLVSLMLIKFILQFLV; encoded by the exons ATGAGGAGCTTGTTGTTGTGGATTGCGGTGGTCGTGTGCTTGCTATGTTCAGTCGCGGCGGTGGTTCAAAGCGGATCTAGCGACGGATTTGGGAAACCCAGAGATACTGAGACTGCGATATCTTTTCTGGAGTATAAATTGATGGCGCCTTCGGTTCCAATGATACCTCTCACCTTGATTCACGGAGCTGACTCTAAAGGAGCTG TGTGCTTAGATGGGACGCTACCTGGTTATCATCTAGATCGTGGTTTTGGATCAGGTGCTAACAGTTGGCTTATCCAGCTTGAG GGTGGAGGATGGTGTAACAACCATAGGAGCTGTGTGTATCGCAAAACAAGTCGACGTGGTTCCTCTAAATTCATGGAAAAAGCTTTGGCCTTCACTGGAATTTTGAGCAATAGATCTGAAGAGAATCCTG ACTTCTTTAATTGGAACAGGATCAAGTTGCGTTACTGCGATGGTGCGTCTTTCTCTGGTGATAGTCAGGACGAG AGTTCGCAACTTTTCTATCGAGGACAACGAATCTGGCAAGTGGCTATGGAAGAATTCCTGTCTTTAGGCATGAAGCAAGCAAACCAG GCTCTGCTCTCTGGATGTTCAGCTGGAGGATTAGCTTCTATTTTGCACTGTGATGAGTTCAGGGAACTATTACCTAGTTCCACGAAAGTAAAATGCTTAAGTGATGCTGGAATGTTTCTGGACTC AGTGGATGTCTCTGGGGGCCACTCGCTTAGGAATATGTTCCAAGGTGTTGTTACAGTGCAG AACCTCCAAAAGGACTTGTCCAGTACTTGTACAAACCATTTGGATCCTACTTCG TGCTTTTTTCCCCAGAACTTGGTTTCAGACATTAAAACCCCAATGTTTCTTCTCAACACAGCATATGACTCTTGGCAG ATCCAAGAGAGCTTAGCTCCTCCTACTGCTGATCCAGGCGGTATCTGGAAGGCATGCAAATCAGATCACTCGCGATGTAATTCATCACAGATCCAATTCTTCCAAG AATTCAGGAATCAAATGCTGTTTGCTGTAAACTCATTCTCAAACTCTGACCAGAACGGTCTTTATATAAACTCTTGCTTCGCGCATTGTCAGACTGAAAGACAGGACACTTGGTTTGCTCAAGATTCTCCTCAACTAAACGGAAAG AGAGTCGCAGAGTCTGTAGGTGACTGGTACTTCGACCGAGCAAAAAATGTCAAAGCTATCGATTGTCCTTACCCTTGTGACACAACATGTCACAATCTGATTTTCGA TTTTGATCAATCAGCTATAGAGATCTCAGCTTCTTcaaggttttgttttcctgTCATTAGAGCCTCTCTGGTCTCCCTAATGTTGATAAAATTCATCCTCCAATTCTTAGTTTAG
- a CDS encoding Haloacid dehalogenase-like hydrolase (HAD) superfamily protein (Haloacid dehalogenase-like hydrolase (HAD) superfamily protein; FUNCTIONS IN: hydrolase activity; EXPRESSED IN: 13 plant structures; EXPRESSED DURING: LP.04 four leaves visible, 4 anthesis, petal differentiation and expansion stage; CONTAINS InterPro DOMAIN/s: Pyrimidine 5-nucleotidase (InterPro:IPR010237), HAD-superfamily hydrolase, subfamily IA, variant 3 (InterPro:IPR006402); BEST Arabidopsis thaliana protein match is: Haloacid dehalogenase-like hydrolase (HAD) superfamily protein (TAIR:AT5G59480.1); Has 2327 Blast hits to 2327 proteins in 521 species: Archae - 22; Bacteria - 785; Metazoa - 0; Fungi - 147; Plants - 198; Viruses - 0; Other Eukaryotes - 1175 (source: NCBI BLink).), whose protein sequence is MLNQLGIEESEVPKLCLDLYKEYGTTMAGLKVMGYEFDNDEFHEYVHGRLPYEKLKPDPLLRNLLLSMPHRKIIFTNADKAHATRALNRLGLEDCFEGIICFETLNPSSDSNTQILCKPSVEAFEAAIRIADIVDPRKTIFFDDSIRNIASAKATGLKTVFVGESVLVPGADYALSSIHNIKEAIPDLWEDNKDEKLEPIVQQAAVATMVNA, encoded by the exons ATGCTTAACCAACTCGGAATCGAAGAGAGTGAAGTTCCAAAGTTGTGTTTGGATCTTTACAAAGAATATGGAACCACCATGGCTGGTCTCAAG GTTATGGGTTACGAATTCGACAACGATGAATTCCATGAATATGTCCATGGAAGACTTCCCTACGAGAAACTAAAACCTGATCCACTCCTCCGTAACCTTCTCCTCTCTATGCCTCACCGTAAAATC ATCTTTACTAACGCAGACAAAGCTCACGCAACACGAGCTCTCAACAGATTGGGTCTTGAGGACTGCTTTGAAGGAATCATTTGCTTCGAAACACTAAACCCTTCTTCTGATTCAAACACTCAAATCCTCTGTAAACCCTCTGTTGAAGCATTTGAAGCTGCAATTCGCATTGCAGACATTGTTGATCCACGCAAAACG ataTTCTTCGATGACAGTATTCGTAACATCGCTAGTGCTAAAGCAACAGGGCTAAAAACCGTGTTTGTGGGGGAATCAGTGCTAGTTCCAGGTGCTGACTATGCACTAAGCAGCATTCATAACATAAAGGAAGCAATACCTGATTTATGGGAAGACAACAAAGATGAGAAGCTCGAGCCAATTGTTCAGCAAGCCGCGGTTGCAACCATGGTCAATGCTTAG
- a CDS encoding Putative endonuclease or glycosyl hydrolase (Putative endonuclease or glycosyl hydrolase; BEST Arabidopsis thaliana protein match is: Putative endonuclease or glycosyl hydrolase (TAIR:AT3G62210.1); Has 30201 Blast hits to 17322 proteins in 780 species: Archae - 12; Bacteria - 1396; Metazoa - 17338; Fungi - 3422; Plants - 5037; Viruses - 0; Other Eukaryotes - 2996 (source: NCBI BLink).), with protein MSDIFPGDFAAAETGIFWDIEDCKIPDDLNAGDALKNIKSALSSDGHHGTVSVRAYGDTTGLDFPSEGIKLNHFPAGERYARQTKMLEDIVSWSAEHPEPSTLFLIVGDTSRDFLDVVQLLKSKKNYNFIIYNFILYVYYQKTEHSYLAPIPSILLI; from the exons ATGTCTGATATTTTCCCCGGCGACTTCGCAG CGGCTGAGACAGGCATCTTCTGGGACATAGAAGATTGCAAGATCCCTGATGATCTCAATGCTGGTGATGCTTTGAAGAACATTAAATCGGCCCTTTCGAGTGATGGTCATCATGGTACGGTCTCAGTAAGGGCTTATGGTGATACGACCGGTCTTGACTTTCCTTCTGAGGGCATTAAGCTCAATCACTTCCCCGCAG GAGAGAGATACGCGAGACAGACCAAGATGCTTGAAGACATCGTTTCCTGGTCAGCTGAACATCCTGAACCGTCAACTTTGTTCCTAATCGTTGGAGACACCTCACGAGACTTCCTCGACGTTGTtcaacttttgaaatccaagAAAAATTACAACTTTATCATAtacaactttattttatatgtgtATTACCAAAAAACCGAACACTCGTACTTGGCTCCAATTCCATCCATTTTACTAATCTAA
- a CDS encoding Pectinacetylesterase family protein (Pectinacetylesterase family protein; FUNCTIONS IN: carboxylesterase activity; INVOLVED IN: biological_process unknown; LOCATED IN: endomembrane system; EXPRESSED IN: 22 plant structures; EXPRESSED DURING: 13 growth stages; CONTAINS InterPro DOMAIN/s: Pectinacetylesterase (InterPro:IPR004963); BEST Arabidopsis thaliana protein match is: Pectinacetylesterase family protein (TAIR:AT2G46930.1); Has 544 Blast hits to 534 proteins in 92 species: Archae - 0; Bacteria - 38; Metazoa - 118; Fungi - 0; Plants - 304; Viruses - 0; Other Eukaryotes - 84 (source: NCBI BLink).) — MRSLLLWIAVVVCLLCSVAAVVQSGSSDGFGKPRDTETAISFLEYKLMAPSVPMIPLTLIHGADSKGAVCLDGTLPGYHLDRGFGSGANSWLIQLEGGGWCNNHRSCVYRKTSRRGSSKFMEKALAFTGILSNRSEENPDFFNWNRIKLRYCDGASFSGDSQDESSQLFYRGQRIWQVAMEEFLSLGMKQANQALLSGCSAGGLASILHCDEFRELLPSSTKVKCLSDAGMFLDSVDVSGGHSLRNMFQGVVTVQNLQKDLSSTCTNHLDPTSCFFPQNLVSDIKTPMFLLNTAYDSWQIQESLAPPTADPGGIWKACKSDHSRCNSSQIQFFQEFRNQMLFAVNSFSNSDQNGLYINSCFAHCQTERQDTWFAQDSPQLNGKRVAESVGDWYFDRAKNVKAIDCPYPCDTTCHNLIFE; from the exons ATGAGGAGCTTGTTGTTGTGGATTGCGGTGGTCGTGTGCTTGCTATGTTCAGTCGCGGCGGTGGTTCAAAGCGGATCTAGCGACGGATTTGGGAAACCCAGAGATACTGAGACTGCGATATCTTTTCTGGAGTATAAATTGATGGCGCCTTCGGTTCCAATGATACCTCTCACCTTGATTCACGGAGCTGACTCTAAAGGAGCTG TGTGCTTAGATGGGACGCTACCTGGTTATCATCTAGATCGTGGTTTTGGATCAGGTGCTAACAGTTGGCTTATCCAGCTTGAG GGTGGAGGATGGTGTAACAACCATAGGAGCTGTGTGTATCGCAAAACAAGTCGACGTGGTTCCTCTAAATTCATGGAAAAAGCTTTGGCCTTCACTGGAATTTTGAGCAATAGATCTGAAGAGAATCCTG ACTTCTTTAATTGGAACAGGATCAAGTTGCGTTACTGCGATGGTGCGTCTTTCTCTGGTGATAGTCAGGACGAG AGTTCGCAACTTTTCTATCGAGGACAACGAATCTGGCAAGTGGCTATGGAAGAATTCCTGTCTTTAGGCATGAAGCAAGCAAACCAG GCTCTGCTCTCTGGATGTTCAGCTGGAGGATTAGCTTCTATTTTGCACTGTGATGAGTTCAGGGAACTATTACCTAGTTCCACGAAAGTAAAATGCTTAAGTGATGCTGGAATGTTTCTGGACTC AGTGGATGTCTCTGGGGGCCACTCGCTTAGGAATATGTTCCAAGGTGTTGTTACAGTGCAG AACCTCCAAAAGGACTTGTCCAGTACTTGTACAAACCATTTGGATCCTACTTCG TGCTTTTTTCCCCAGAACTTGGTTTCAGACATTAAAACCCCAATGTTTCTTCTCAACACAGCATATGACTCTTGGCAG ATCCAAGAGAGCTTAGCTCCTCCTACTGCTGATCCAGGCGGTATCTGGAAGGCATGCAAATCAGATCACTCGCGATGTAATTCATCACAGATCCAATTCTTCCAAG AATTCAGGAATCAAATGCTGTTTGCTGTAAACTCATTCTCAAACTCTGACCAGAACGGTCTTTATATAAACTCTTGCTTCGCGCATTGTCAGACTGAAAGACAGGACACTTGGTTTGCTCAAGATTCTCCTCAACTAAACGGAAAG AGAGTCGCAGAGTCTGTAGGTGACTGGTACTTCGACCGAGCAAAAAATGTCAAAGCTATCGATTGTCCTTACCCTTGTGACACAACATGTCACAATCTGATTTTCGAGTGA
- a CDS encoding uncharacterized protein (unknown protein; BEST Arabidopsis thaliana protein match is: unknown protein (TAIR:AT2G46940.1); Has 137 Blast hits to 135 proteins in 12 species: Archae - 0; Bacteria - 0; Metazoa - 0; Fungi - 0; Plants - 137; Viruses - 0; Other Eukaryotes - 0 (source: NCBI BLink).) encodes MAFEESLVMVSSLSRLSICTSSAYDEAATKNQPDSCVSTSLENFDGAEADGEVSDDGEGKENVRESDSDKETRGFYSLPVTPSRRRRKLTVSGELDANESNKNGSKCSLRRQRREKKKKGVNGECDVGGREGLTVLTRARGGDRSLRMGLQEVKACRDLGFELEVPVPGRISVSTTGSNFDTQTSSGGDSPIATWRISSPGDDPKEVKARLKVWAQAVALASATRQAS; translated from the exons atggCGTTCGAAGAGAGCTTAgtaatggtttcttctttgtcgAGATTGTCTATATGTACGAGCTCTGCTTACGACGAAGCAGCCACGAAGAATCAACCAGATTCGTGTGTTTCCACATCTCTGGAGAATTTCGACGGAGCAGAGGCGGATGGGGAAGTTTCCGATGAtggagaaggaaaagagaacGTTCGAGAGTCAGATTCCGACAAAGAGACACGTGGGTTTTACTCTCTTCCGGTGACTCCATCTCGCCGGAGAAGAAAACTTACAGTTTCCGGCGAGTTAGATGCGAATGAGAGTAACAAAAATGGCAGTAAGTGTAGTTTACGGAGGCAAAGgagggaaaagaagaaaaagggaGTTAACGGAGAGTGTGACGTCGGTGGAAGAGAAGGCTTAACGGTGTTGACGAGAGCAAGAGGTGGAGATAGGTCGTTGAGGATGGGGTTACAAGAAGTGAAAGCTTGTAGAGATCTCGGGTTCGAATTAGAGGTTCCGGTTCCGGGTCGGATATCTGTGTCAACAACCGGGTCGAATTTCGATACTCAGACTAGTAGCGGCGGCGACTCACCCATCGCCACCTGGCGTATCTCCAGTCCTG GTGATGATCCAAAGGAGGTCAAGGCGAGGTTGAAAGTGTGGGCACAAGCGGTAGCTTTAGCTTCTGCGACACGTCAAGCTTCTTAG